One segment of Hydrogenothermus marinus DNA contains the following:
- a CDS encoding FKBP-type peptidyl-prolyl cis-trans isomerase yields the protein MTQEVSKNTVVSFNYTLKDKETGQVLDSSQMHGQPLTILAGKGEIIPGLEERMMGMKVGETKEIEVPAAEAYGEKDESLIQKVPREYFNDIPLEKGMPLQAQTPEGQIINMVVVDFDDNEVTVDMNHPLAGKDLVFEIEVVNVREATPDEILHGHAHGEGGHQH from the coding sequence ATGACACAAGAAGTATCAAAAAACACAGTTGTATCTTTCAATTACACATTGAAAGACAAAGAAACAGGCCAAGTTCTTGATTCAAGCCAGATGCATGGGCAACCTCTTACTATTTTAGCAGGTAAAGGGGAAATAATACCAGGACTTGAAGAAAGAATGATGGGAATGAAAGTAGGAGAAACTAAGGAAATAGAAGTTCCAGCAGCAGAAGCATATGGTGAAAAAGATGAATCTTTAATACAGAAAGTACCAAGAGAGTATTTTAATGATATTCCTCTTGAAAAAGGAATGCCTTTACAAGCTCAAACACCAGAAGGCCAAATAATAAATATGGTAGTTGTTGATTTTGATGATAATGAAGTTACTGTTGATATGAATCATCCTCTTGCAGGAAAAGATTTAGTATTTGAAATAGAAGTTGTAAATGTAAGAGAAGCAACTCCTGATGAAATACTTCATGGACATGCTCATGGAGAAGGTGGCCATCAACATTAA
- a CDS encoding ArnT family glycosyltransferase: MENLLKDKFKFSFLLIILAILSFFPNINFYEFRNEESLRTIVAFEMAYSHNLLQPTFLGDLYFNKPPLFNWFIIFSSYLIPWSELTARIVSIFFVILTLVLIYKFSFKLTKNKEISILASLIYITFVDILFWYGYLAEIDATLAFFVFLMFYFLFWGYKEKKGIFLILAGIITGIAFLLKGFPAYAFFGLSYLALLIYYKDLKGLFNPYIWIGGICSLFIPLIWIFNTANPDIYLQKLFVESFNRVEQSKDFSKFFIHLISYPVLNFKQILPASLFVLIGIFIYRKNLRIPSEIKLLLFIAFINYIPYLISVGSRGRYIIPLFPILAVIFAYLIYSFNKEKIIKIFLYTALSFIIIRFLVGFIGFPIMMKYKESRKKIAYDIAKTIDIRQKIAFDCASEKSICLYLDFIKNKPIFKSSHTKDWKYLITCEEKPQYKIVKSYKFKKKIIKLYER, translated from the coding sequence GTGGAAAATCTATTAAAAGATAAGTTTAAGTTTTCTTTCTTGCTTATAATTTTAGCTATACTTTCTTTTTTTCCAAACATAAATTTTTACGAATTTAGAAATGAAGAATCTTTAAGAACTATTGTCGCCTTTGAAATGGCTTATAGCCATAATTTATTACAACCAACCTTTTTAGGAGATTTATATTTCAATAAACCACCTCTTTTTAACTGGTTTATTATTTTTTCTTCTTATCTTATACCTTGGTCAGAGCTTACTGCTAGGATTGTTAGTATATTTTTTGTAATATTAACATTAGTTTTAATTTATAAATTTAGTTTTAAACTTACAAAAAATAAAGAAATATCTATTTTGGCTTCTTTAATCTATATTACATTTGTTGACATTTTATTTTGGTATGGATATTTAGCAGAAATAGATGCTACTTTAGCATTTTTTGTATTTTTAATGTTTTACTTTCTATTTTGGGGTTATAAAGAGAAAAAAGGTATATTTTTAATTTTAGCAGGAATTATCACAGGTATAGCATTTTTATTGAAAGGATTTCCAGCTTATGCTTTTTTTGGATTATCTTATTTAGCTTTACTTATTTATTATAAAGATTTGAAAGGGTTATTTAATCCATATATATGGATAGGTGGTATATGTTCTCTTTTTATACCTTTAATATGGATATTTAATACTGCAAACCCAGATATATATTTACAAAAATTATTTGTTGAAAGTTTTAACAGAGTTGAACAATCTAAAGATTTTTCTAAATTTTTCATTCATTTAATATCTTATCCAGTATTAAACTTTAAGCAGATATTACCTGCAAGTTTATTTGTTTTGATAGGAATTTTCATTTATAGAAAAAATTTAAGAATACCTTCAGAAATAAAATTATTACTTTTTATAGCTTTTATAAATTATATTCCATACTTAATATCAGTTGGAAGTAGAGGGAGATATATAATACCTTTATTTCCTATATTGGCAGTTATTTTTGCTTATTTGATTTATTCTTTTAATAAAGAAAAAATCATTAAAATATTTTTATATACTGCTTTAAGTTTTATCATAATAAGATTTTTAGTAGGTTTTATTGGATTTCCTATAATGATGAAATATAAAGAGTCAAGAAAGAAAATAGCATATGATATTGCTAAAACAATAGATATACGCCAAAAAATAGCTTTTGACTGTGCATCTGAAAAATCTATATGTCTTTATTTAGATTTCATAAAAAACAAACCAATATTCAAATCAAGTCATACAAAAGATTGGAAATATTTAATAACTTGTGAAGAAAAACCCCAGTATAAAATTGTTAAATCTTATAAATTTAAGAAAAAAATTATAAAACTTTATGAAAGATAA
- a CDS encoding ABC transporter ATP-binding protein yields MENLKFLINIYKRYWLLFVFAFIGSLLESGALAGMAYLVKNVIDDVFISKSYESLIFVIFVLIILAIIKQTGFLLKDFLYPLIIFKALKNLRETFYNKLLSTEPSYLMKLSTGNIISRFTNDLERFSQISSMIGINVITEVLTIIAIIGVLIYRDWKLFLIFVISVPFLALALNYFGEKRKKYSRKLQESLADYTQHISQVISGFEIVKIFNRNIFKKIFEKINNELYKREKKNQLYESLYVASVEIIAYAATAGIIFYGGVRIIKGEITAGDFFSFLGGILILVNSLQVLQRGVVNLKALSPVIDRIKFLLDFPEEKDEGIEFKGLKEKIEYKNVSLRIDKNQILKDINLIIKKGEKVGIVGATGSGKSTLIKILPALIKDYQGKVFLDNNELRKYSVSSLRKHIGMISQEVFIFNDTLRNNLLIAKPDATDEELYEALKKAKADFVFKLEKGLDTNLGEKGSRLSGGERQRISIARIFLKNPDIVIIDEGTSALDVETEEYIMEEIKKEFSDKTIIMITHRLKVLDIVNKIIVMDNGKIIEEGSKEELLKKKGIFYKLYTLSNT; encoded by the coding sequence ATGGAAAATTTGAAATTTTTAATTAATATCTATAAAAGATATTGGCTTTTATTTGTGTTTGCCTTTATTGGTTCTTTACTTGAATCTGGTGCTTTAGCAGGAATGGCATACCTTGTAAAAAATGTAATAGATGATGTATTTATATCTAAAAGTTATGAAAGTCTAATATTTGTAATATTTGTTTTAATTATACTTGCAATTATAAAACAAACAGGTTTTTTATTAAAAGATTTTTTATATCCATTAATTATATTTAAAGCATTAAAAAACTTAAGAGAAACTTTTTATAACAAACTTCTTTCTACAGAACCTTCCTATTTAATGAAACTTTCAACAGGTAATATTATAAGTAGATTTACTAATGATCTTGAAAGATTTTCGCAAATATCTTCAATGATAGGAATTAATGTAATTACAGAAGTTCTAACAATTATAGCTATAATAGGAGTTTTGATATATAGAGATTGGAAACTATTTTTAATTTTTGTAATTTCTGTTCCATTTTTAGCTTTAGCTTTGAATTATTTTGGAGAAAAAAGGAAAAAATATTCACGAAAACTGCAAGAAAGCCTTGCAGATTATACCCAGCATATAAGTCAAGTAATATCAGGATTTGAGATTGTTAAGATTTTTAATAGAAATATTTTTAAAAAAATATTTGAAAAAATAAACAATGAGCTTTATAAAAGAGAAAAAAAGAATCAACTTTATGAAAGCTTATATGTAGCTTCAGTAGAAATTATAGCCTATGCAGCTACTGCAGGAATAATTTTTTATGGTGGAGTTAGAATAATCAAAGGGGAAATTACCGCAGGTGATTTTTTTTCATTTCTTGGCGGTATTTTAATATTAGTTAATTCTTTACAAGTTCTGCAAAGAGGAGTTGTAAATCTAAAAGCTTTATCACCAGTTATAGATAGAATTAAATTTTTGTTAGACTTTCCAGAAGAAAAAGATGAAGGAATAGAGTTTAAAGGATTAAAAGAAAAAATAGAGTATAAAAATGTTTCTTTAAGAATAGACAAAAATCAAATATTGAAAGATATAAATCTTATTATAAAAAAAGGAGAAAAAGTAGGAATTGTTGGGGCAACAGGTTCAGGAAAATCTACATTAATTAAGATACTACCTGCTTTAATAAAAGATTATCAAGGTAAAGTTTTCTTAGACAATAATGAGTTAAGAAAGTATTCAGTTTCGTCATTAAGAAAGCATATAGGAATGATTTCTCAGGAAGTTTTTATTTTTAATGATACTTTAAGAAATAATCTTTTAATTGCCAAACCAGATGCTACAGATGAAGAGCTTTATGAAGCTTTAAAGAAAGCAAAAGCAGATTTTGTATTTAAATTAGAAAAAGGTCTTGATACAAATTTAGGGGAAAAAGGTTCAAGGCTTTCAGGTGGAGAAAGACAAAGAATATCAATAGCAAGAATATTTTTAAAAAATCCAGATATAGTAATAATAGATGAAGGAACTTCTGCTTTAGATGTAGAAACAGAAGAGTATATTATGGAGGAGATAAAAAAAGAATTTTCTGACAAAACAATAATAATGATAACTCACAGATTAAAAGTGCTTGATATAGTAAATAAAATAATAGTAATGGATAATGGAAAGATTATAGAAGAAGGTTCAAAAGAAGAGCTTTTAAAGAAAAAAGGTATATTTTATAAACTATATACCCTTTCTAATACATAG
- the hemC gene encoding hydroxymethylbilane synthase, with the protein MKIRIGTRGSKLALWQANFVASKLKKHFPEIEIEIIKIKTKGDKILDVPLAKIGGKGLFVKEIEDALLKNEIDIAVHSLKDVPTYFPDGLGLTAIMEREDPRDAFLSVKYNSLNELPKGASVGTSSLRRKVQLKLKRSDLNIKDLRGNVDTRIRKLEEGQYDAIILAYAGLKRLGLENKVKQILDIDIMLPAVAQGFLAIETRLEDKKTNNIISTLNHKESEIRAKAERAFLKTLEGGCQVPLAGYSEIKDGKLYLTGFISDLEAKRVFKDKISGNLEEAEDLGINLAKNLLEKGAKEVLEELYSEE; encoded by the coding sequence TTGAAAATAAGAATTGGAACAAGAGGAAGTAAACTTGCTTTATGGCAAGCTAATTTTGTTGCAAGCAAGTTAAAGAAACATTTTCCTGAAATTGAAATAGAAATTATAAAAATAAAAACAAAAGGAGATAAAATTCTTGATGTTCCTCTTGCAAAGATAGGAGGAAAAGGCCTTTTTGTTAAAGAAATAGAAGATGCTCTTTTAAAAAATGAAATAGATATTGCAGTCCATTCTTTAAAAGATGTTCCAACTTACTTTCCTGATGGCCTTGGGCTAACAGCTATTATGGAAAGAGAAGATCCAAGAGATGCCTTTTTATCTGTTAAATATAACTCTTTAAATGAACTTCCTAAAGGAGCAAGTGTTGGCACTTCTTCTTTAAGAAGAAAAGTTCAACTAAAACTAAAAAGATCTGATTTAAATATAAAAGATTTAAGAGGGAATGTTGATACAAGAATAAGAAAACTTGAAGAAGGTCAATATGATGCAATAATACTTGCTTATGCAGGATTAAAAAGACTTGGCCTTGAAAATAAAGTAAAACAAATATTAGATATTGATATTATGCTTCCTGCAGTTGCTCAAGGCTTTCTTGCAATTGAAACAAGATTGGAAGATAAAAAAACAAATAATATAATATCTACCTTAAACCATAAAGAAAGTGAAATAAGGGCAAAAGCAGAAAGAGCATTTTTAAAAACTCTTGAAGGTGGATGTCAAGTACCTCTTGCAGGATATTCAGAAATAAAAGATGGAAAATTATATTTAACAGGTTTTATATCAGATTTAGAAGCTAAAAGAGTGTTTAAAGATAAAATTAGTGGTAATTTAGAAGAAGCAGAAGATTTAGGAATAAACCTTGCAAAAAATCTTTTAGAAAAAGGTGCAAAGGAAGTTTTAGAAGAACTTTATAGTGAGGAATAA
- the lipB gene encoding lipoyl(octanoyl) transferase LipB, which produces MLNIIDFQKEDYIKILKKQENFFNKKLEGQLKEDFVLVGEHFNVYTCGKRTKPEHIYKNPENIPVLNIERGGSITFHGEGQIVIYPILDLRHYNLSVKDYVYTLEEIILDTCRRYGINAFRKKGYPGVFTKEGKIGFVGVRVSRYITIHGASLNVNVDKKYFSYINPCGINTPVVNISDYKNIHLSEVKEELKENILKTFSISH; this is translated from the coding sequence ATGTTAAATATTATAGACTTTCAAAAAGAAGATTACATCAAAATTTTAAAAAAACAGGAAAATTTTTTTAATAAGAAATTAGAAGGGCAACTAAAGGAAGATTTTGTTTTAGTTGGAGAACATTTTAATGTTTATACTTGTGGAAAAAGAACTAAGCCAGAACATATATATAAAAATCCAGAAAATATACCTGTTTTAAATATAGAAAGAGGTGGTAGTATAACCTTTCATGGAGAAGGCCAGATTGTAATTTATCCTATTTTAGATTTAAGACATTATAATCTATCTGTTAAAGATTATGTTTATACCCTTGAGGAAATAATTTTAGATACTTGCAGAAGATACGGAATTAATGCTTTTAGAAAAAAAGGATATCCGGGAGTTTTTACAAAAGAAGGAAAAATAGGATTTGTAGGTGTTAGAGTTTCAAGATATATAACAATTCATGGTGCATCTTTAAATGTAAATGTAGATAAAAAATATTTTAGCTATATAAATCCTTGTGGAATAAATACCCCTGTTGTCAATATATCTGATTATAAAAATATACATCTATCAGAAGTAAAAGAGGAGCTAAAAGAAAATATTTTAAAAACTTTTAGCATTTCTCATTAA
- the lpxB gene encoding lipid-A-disaccharide synthase, with amino-acid sequence MKKKAFISVGEISGDNYASELVKRLPEFEWIGITGPKMEKAGVKSIENINNISVVGLTEALTKYTKIKETFKKVVNQLDNIDLLVVVDFPGFNLKLLEEAKKRNIKTVYFIAPQVWAWGKKRIPKIAKNTDLLISIFPFEEGLYKPYINKNFKFAYVGHPLLDIIKTTETEESFKYKLNIPKEYKIFGLLAGSRESEVKALLPTLLETAKLLHKVYPNLYFVIPATENQEERVKNLVEEYKDLPVKVITRKNFLYSSYEVMEKAIFSLIASGTATLEASLFGKPFALVYKVSPITFAIGKRLVNINYLGLPNIIAGKEIIKEFLQEECNPINLANYTIEILSDKNKYNKIKKDLKSVKTKLGEKGALDKTAKLIKNLAMEG; translated from the coding sequence ATGAAAAAAAAGGCTTTTATATCTGTTGGAGAAATTTCAGGAGATAATTATGCATCTGAGCTTGTAAAAAGATTACCAGAGTTTGAATGGATTGGTATAACTGGTCCAAAAATGGAAAAAGCAGGTGTTAAAAGCATAGAAAATATAAACAATATCTCTGTCGTTGGATTAACAGAAGCTTTAACTAAGTATACAAAAATAAAAGAAACATTTAAAAAAGTAGTTAATCAGCTTGATAATATAGATTTATTAGTAGTTGTTGATTTTCCTGGATTTAATCTAAAACTTCTTGAAGAAGCTAAAAAAAGAAATATCAAAACAGTTTATTTTATAGCACCGCAAGTATGGGCTTGGGGAAAAAAGAGAATTCCTAAAATAGCAAAAAATACAGACCTTTTAATATCTATATTTCCATTTGAAGAAGGTTTATATAAGCCATATATAAATAAAAACTTTAAATTTGCATATGTTGGACACCCTCTTTTAGACATTATAAAAACAACAGAAACAGAAGAAAGTTTTAAATATAAACTAAATATTCCAAAAGAGTATAAAATATTTGGACTTCTTGCAGGAAGTAGAGAAAGCGAGGTTAAAGCACTCCTTCCTACGCTTTTAGAAACTGCAAAACTTTTACATAAAGTTTACCCAAATCTTTATTTTGTAATTCCAGCAACAGAAAATCAAGAAGAGAGAGTAAAAAATTTAGTAGAAGAATATAAAGATTTACCAGTAAAAGTAATAACAAGAAAAAATTTCCTATATTCTTCTTATGAAGTTATGGAAAAAGCTATATTTTCTTTAATAGCATCAGGCACTGCAACCTTAGAAGCATCTTTATTTGGAAAGCCTTTTGCACTTGTTTATAAAGTATCACCAATTACTTTTGCTATAGGTAAAAGGCTTGTAAATATTAATTATTTAGGTCTTCCAAATATAATTGCAGGAAAAGAGATTATTAAAGAGTTCTTACAAGAAGAGTGTAATCCTATTAATTTAGCAAACTATACAATTGAAATTCTTTCTGATAAAAACAAGTATAATAAAATAAAAAAAGATTTAAAATCTGTAAAAACAAAACTTGGAGAAAAAGGAGCTTTAGATAAAACGGCCAAACTAATAAAAAATTTAGCAATGGAGGGATAA
- the pyk gene encoding pyruvate kinase, producing the protein MKKTKIVATLGPATAAEEMIEKLINEGVDVFRFNFSHGDHKTHKENLEKVRKISEKLNKHVAVLQDLSGPKIRIGQVEKPFTVHYGDEIKIVKEEVIGTKEKISINHPEILNKLNIGDRIYIADGLIRLKVIDKDEEGIVAKVIVGGVISSRKGVNFPNVKLDISALTEKDIKDIEFGVKEGIDIIALSFVKTAEDVLKAKQIIQSYGGDQPLFAKIEKHEAVENIDKIIEVSDGIMVARGDLGVEIEMEKVPVIQKMVIKKCNEKGKPVITATQMLTSMLNSPRPTRAEVSDIANAVLDGTDAVMLSDETAVGKYPIEAVNVMKKTIIEAEKIYPYIKEYQSIDDKTQSIAYSATKLSDRLKAKAIVAFTKSGRTARNVSKFRPKAPIIAITHDLKTFRRLNIVWGVNPYMIIEKGNSEELLCKFVKQAYEKDFNKEDILVALVGFLGGISGSTSIIRVLDKDDVSYMLNEKC; encoded by the coding sequence ATGAAAAAAACAAAAATAGTTGCTACTCTTGGACCTGCAACAGCAGCAGAAGAAATGATAGAAAAACTTATAAATGAAGGAGTGGATGTATTTAGATTTAATTTTTCCCATGGAGACCATAAAACCCATAAAGAAAATTTAGAAAAAGTTAGAAAAATTAGTGAAAAACTAAATAAACATGTAGCAGTTTTGCAAGATTTATCAGGACCAAAAATCAGAATTGGACAAGTTGAAAAACCTTTTACTGTTCATTATGGAGATGAAATAAAAATAGTAAAAGAGGAAGTTATTGGAACAAAAGAGAAGATAAGTATAAATCATCCAGAGATACTAAATAAATTAAATATTGGAGATAGAATCTACATAGCAGATGGTTTAATAAGGCTAAAAGTAATAGATAAAGATGAAGAAGGAATTGTTGCAAAAGTGATTGTTGGTGGAGTTATATCTTCAAGAAAAGGAGTAAACTTTCCAAATGTGAAGCTTGATATATCAGCTCTTACAGAAAAAGATATAAAAGATATAGAATTTGGAGTAAAAGAAGGAATAGATATTATAGCTCTTTCCTTTGTAAAAACAGCAGAAGATGTTTTAAAAGCTAAACAGATTATCCAGTCTTATGGTGGAGATCAGCCATTATTTGCAAAAATAGAAAAGCATGAAGCAGTTGAGAATATAGATAAGATAATAGAAGTATCAGATGGAATAATGGTTGCAAGAGGAGATTTAGGAGTTGAAATAGAGATGGAAAAAGTGCCAGTAATTCAAAAAATGGTTATAAAGAAATGTAATGAAAAAGGAAAACCAGTAATTACAGCTACCCAGATGCTTACTTCAATGTTGAACTCACCAAGACCAACAAGAGCAGAAGTTTCTGACATAGCAAATGCAGTACTAGATGGTACTGATGCAGTAATGCTTTCAGATGAAACTGCAGTTGGTAAATATCCTATAGAAGCAGTAAATGTTATGAAAAAAACAATAATAGAAGCAGAAAAGATATATCCTTATATAAAAGAGTATCAATCAATAGATGATAAAACCCAATCTATAGCTTATTCAGCAACAAAACTTTCAGATAGGTTAAAAGCAAAAGCTATTGTTGCATTTACAAAATCAGGAAGGACAGCAAGAAATGTATCAAAATTTAGACCAAAAGCCCCAATTATTGCAATTACCCATGATTTAAAAACTTTTAGAAGATTAAATATTGTTTGGGGAGTTAATCCTTATATGATTATAGAAAAAGGAAACTCTGAAGAACTTTTATGTAAATTTGTAAAACAAGCTTATGAAAAAGATTTTAATAAAGAAGATATTTTAGTAGCACTTGTTGGATTTTTAGGGGGAATATCTGGTTCTACAAGTATTATAAGAGTTCTTGACAAAGATGATGTAAGTTATATGCTTAATGAGAAATGCTAA
- a CDS encoding Mov34/MPN/PAD-1 family protein has translation MLKIKKEHIEQIKKQGEKGYPYEICGFLIGKIDYENNIREVLEVFQVENQNKERANDRFEIDPKDYLKVEEYADKNGMQIVGIYHTHPDHPDRPSQTDLMFAQPDMSYIIMSIENGKYKSFGNYVLDLDKNQFVEEKVEIL, from the coding sequence ATGCTAAAAATAAAAAAAGAACATATTGAACAGATAAAGAAACAAGGCGAAAAAGGTTATCCTTATGAAATATGTGGATTTTTAATAGGAAAAATAGATTATGAAAATAATATAAGAGAAGTTTTAGAAGTTTTTCAAGTTGAAAATCAAAATAAAGAAAGGGCAAATGATAGATTTGAGATAGATCCAAAGGATTATTTAAAGGTAGAGGAATATGCAGATAAAAATGGAATGCAGATAGTAGGTATTTATCATACCCATCCAGACCATCCTGATAGGCCTTCTCAAACTGATTTAATGTTTGCTCAGCCAGATATGTCTTATATAATAATGTCAATTGAAAATGGAAAATATAAAAGTTTTGGAAACTATGTTTTAGATTTAGATAAAAATCAATTTGTTGAAGAAAAGGTAGAAATATTATAA
- the hisZ gene encoding ATP phosphoribosyltransferase regulatory subunit: protein MNIGLPKGVKSFSPQETVQIEYIQKNISDTIEKWGYEKLYLPIFEYYEVHKKGIGDNLKNLTFRFVDRNEGDILTLRADFTAQIARYVASLKEKEFPLRFYYNDDVYRYTYPKADKLWQIRQLGIELIGSDRYEADAEVIAIAVNSLKNLNIENFQIDINNVAIFYSLKDLLNLTDKEFKTFMEFIKKREIFNIKRFTSDRDIDEVLKEFVLNLPKYQGDINLIIDLKEKLSKFKSINKALQKLIDIYQILKEYNLTENIRFDLGEPKEFDYYTGLVFEIFIKDFKKPIGIGGRYDNLLSKFNGNIPATGFAFDIINLWQYMKEKDLVSKSVFKDYFIIDLTDNKKLAYKIGITLRKKGYKVGRDIVDRPLEESLNFAFKSGYKNVIVIGIEKNTERIHIYKNKKEFEIKNIEEILK from the coding sequence GTGAATATAGGACTTCCAAAAGGTGTAAAATCTTTTTCACCACAGGAAACTGTACAGATAGAATATATCCAAAAAAATATATCTGATACTATAGAAAAATGGGGATATGAAAAATTATATCTTCCTATTTTTGAGTATTATGAAGTTCATAAAAAAGGGATAGGAGATAATTTAAAAAATCTTACATTTAGATTTGTTGATAGAAATGAAGGAGATATTCTTACATTAAGAGCAGATTTTACAGCTCAGATAGCAAGATATGTTGCATCATTAAAAGAAAAAGAGTTTCCACTTAGATTTTATTACAATGATGATGTTTATAGATATACATATCCAAAAGCTGATAAACTTTGGCAGATAAGACAGTTAGGAATAGAACTAATTGGAAGTGATAGATACGAAGCAGATGCAGAAGTAATAGCAATAGCTGTAAACTCTTTAAAAAATTTAAATATAGAAAATTTTCAGATAGATATAAATAATGTTGCTATTTTCTATTCTCTAAAAGATTTACTTAATTTGACAGATAAAGAGTTTAAAACTTTTATGGAATTTATTAAAAAAAGAGAAATTTTTAATATAAAAAGATTTACCTCTGATAGAGATATAGATGAAGTTTTAAAGGAATTTGTCTTAAACTTACCAAAATATCAAGGAGATATAAATCTAATAATAGATTTAAAAGAAAAACTTTCAAAATTTAAAAGTATAAATAAAGCCCTTCAAAAATTAATTGATATTTATCAAATCTTAAAAGAGTACAATCTAACAGAAAATATTAGATTTGATCTTGGAGAACCAAAGGAATTTGATTATTATACAGGTTTAGTATTTGAAATATTTATAAAAGATTTTAAAAAGCCAATTGGAATTGGTGGTAGATATGATAACCTTTTAAGTAAATTTAATGGTAATATCCCAGCTACTGGTTTTGCTTTTGATATTATAAATTTATGGCAATATATGAAAGAAAAAGATTTAGTTTCAAAATCTGTTTTTAAAGATTATTTCATAATAGACCTTACAGATAATAAAAAGTTAGCTTATAAAATAGGAATAACATTAAGAAAAAAAGGATATAAAGTTGGGAGAGATATTGTAGATAGGCCTTTAGAAGAGTCTTTAAATTTTGCCTTTAAATCAGGATATAAAAATGTTATAGTAATAGGTATTGAAAAAAATACAGAAAGAATACATATTTATAAAAACAAAAAAGAGTTTGAAATTAAAAATATAGAAGAAATTCTAAAATAA